One uncultured Carboxylicivirga sp. genomic window, TAAGCATGGTATCGAAGTGTATGCTGATGTGGTTTTAAATCACATGTATTCATTTCAGAATAAAGATTTGGAACCTAATCCAATTATAAAAAATTATCTTCTTAACCGAAAGAAGAAAAATGCCGGTTATCCGGTTAATGAATTAAGGTATGGTTTGGACCTAAAGCAAAATCAAACCATAACCATTCATTTGAGTAATCCGATTTATCCTAAGAAAATATCAGGATACAGACTTAAAGTCTCGGATGATCCATCAATGAATAATGCCAATAAAAAATTTCATCCGATTTTGACAAAGAATACGGCTTTGGGATTTTGGGAAGGAATTGTTGATGGAGAAGAAAAAATTGAGTTTAAGATATATCAGAATCCGCAAATGAAATTGTGGTTGCAGTTGGAAGTGTTGAACGAAAATATGAGCTGGGGAGATCAAACTAATGGATTAACCATTTCATCTATTGCTGATGAACATGGTGAAGAGCTCAATTGGTATCCATTTTCATTTACTGGCATACAGCCTGCTTCAGGAAAAATGAAATGGGGTTATGCCGATTTTCATCCATCAGACATGAATGATTATATAATCAACTACCCCGATACAGGTGGAATTGTTGCCAACTCAAAATTATTTGGTCACGATTTTAATCACCGGAGTGAAAATGTTCAGGATCAATTAACCACATGGGGAAAATGGTTGTTGGACGAGGTGAAATACGATGGAGTAAGGCTGGATTTTGTAAATGGTATTGAACCTGATTTTATTCGAAGCTGGACAAATAAGGTAGTAAATGACTCAACTTTTTGTGTAACAGAATTCTTTACCTATTCAGTAAATCAAATAACAGATTGGAATAAGTTGGTTAATTCAGATAACAATGCCAAAGTGAAATCATTTGATTTTCCATTAAAAAAGACATTGACTGAAATGTGCAATGATTCGGTGGGTAAATTTGATATGAATAAGCTGGTTAAAGCTGGGTTAATTTCAAAATTATCAACAGATAAGATCATCACCTTTGCTGAAAACCATGACACAGGTAAAGAACATGAAAAATGGATAAAGAAAGACTGGATACTGGCTTATTCATACATTCTGTTTCATCAACCCACACCGTGTTTATTTTATTCTCATTTATTTCCTACCAGGCAGAATGATTTTAACAATAAAAAGCATGCTGTAATGGTGGATGGGAGCCTTCCTGAGAAAATAGAACAGTTAATCAAGGTGAGGTCAGTTTTACAAGGGGAAAGTTTTGTTGATTCTACATTAGTTAATGAGAACAGATATGTGGTAGCCCGGGAAGGTATTGACAATTACAGGGGTGCCATTTTAATTTTAAATAATTCAGTTGAGGATGATGTTGAGTTTAAAATGGAATCATTCTTGAAGGAGCATGAATTATTGGTAAATGTTTTGAATCCGGAGATGAAGGTACAGGTCATTAATCGGACCTTTGCTATAAAACATATTGAAAGAGGTGCGTCTTTATGGATGCCAGTTACAGATTATGAAAAATTATTTAATATATCGAAATGAATAGGATTTACTTTTTAGGAATATTGATATGGTTGACACAGGTTGTGAGTGCGCAGGTAGTAACTTCAAATCCCGCAATTCCGGTTGAAAGTGATCAGGTGATAATTACCTTTTATGCTGATCGGGGAACAGCCGGATTAGAAGGTTATACAGGCGATATTTACGCTCATACAGGTGTTATTACCGATAAAAGCACAAGCGATGGTGATTGGAAATATGTAAAAGCAGACTGGGGTGTGAATATTGCCGACTGTAAACTTACACAGGTAGGTTCGAATCAGTATACATTAACAATTTCACCTACTATCAGGCAGTTTTATGGAGTGCCCGATGGAGAAAAGATCCTGAAAATGGCCTTTGTTTTTCGAAGTGCCGATAGTTCACTTGAAGGGAAGGATACTGGAGGAAGTGATATTTTTGTTAGTGTTTCTGATGCTGAATTAGGGGTTGCCATTGAATCCCCGGTGGATAAAAGTTTGGTACCTGTAGGTGATGATGTTGTGGTGAGCGTTAACTCTATTTTAAGTGAACAATTGACATTATTTATTAATGATGTTGAAATTACATCCACTGCCGGAACATCAATTTCATATACTATTTCAGGTGTTAGTGAGGAGCAATATGATATCAGAGCTGTCGCCACTTCTGGTGCAAATTCAGTTGAAGATAATGTTACCTTCTATACTAGGGGTACGCCAATTATTGAAGCCAGACCTAATGGATTGAGAAGAGGAGTTAATAGAATTGATGATAACTCAGTAACAGTACTTCTGTATGCTCCAAGTAAGGAGTATGTGTACTTAATGGGTGATTTTAATGACTGGACGCCTATGAATGATTACCTGATGAAAAAAGATGGTGATTATTTTTGGCTGACGCTTACCGGCCTTGCTGCTGGAGAAGAATATGCTTATCAATATTGGATGGATAATGACTTAAAAATTGCAGATCCATACACTAATAAAGTACTTGATCCATGGAATGATGGGTATATTGGTTCAGATATTTATCCCAACTTAAAAGCATATCCTGAAGGTAAAACAAGTGGAATAGTTAGTGTTTTTTCAACTTCAGCTGATGATTTTCAATGGGATGCTACAGGTTATAATGCGCCGGATAAACAATCTTTAGTGGTATATGAACTTCTGATACGTGATTTTACAGCTTATCAGGATATAAAGACAGTAACTGATACTTTAAGTTATCTGAAACGATTGGGTGTTAATGCCATTGAATTGATGCCGTTCAATGAATTTGAAGGTAATGACAGCTGGGGCTATAATCCTTCATTTTATTTTGCAACAGATAAAGCCTATGGAACAGTTAATGATTACAAGACATTTATAAATGAATGTCATAAAAATGGAATAGCTGTGATTATGGACATGGTGTTAAATCATTCTTTTGGTCAATCACCATTTGTTCAAATGTATTTTGATGGCGACAAACCTACTGCTCAAAATCCCTGGTATAATGTTGAGCATAACATGAAAAATCCTGATGCACAATGGGGATACGACTTTAATCACGAAAGTCTTGAAACACAAGCTTTGGTTGACAGTATTTGTTCTTTCTGGATGAGTGAATTCCAGATAGATGGTTTCCGATTTGATTTTACCAAAGGTTTTACAAATACTGTAACACCAGCCACAGGTGATAATAGTTGGGCCAGTAATCGGGATGACAGTCGTATTGCTATTTTGAAAAGAATGTCAAACGAAATATGGAAGAGAAAATCTGATGCGTATGTAATTTTTGAACATCTTTCAAATAATGATGAGGAAACAATTTTGGCCAATCATGGAATAATGCTTTGGGGAAATGCGAATCATGATTACAGTGAAGCCACCATGGGATATGATTCTGATTTAAGCTGGACTTCATATGAAAACAGGGGTTGGAACGAACCTCAGGTGGTTAATTACATGGAAAGCCATGATGAAGAAAGATTGATGTATAAAAATCTATTATACGGAGCCTCTGAAGGAGATTATAAGGTTGCAAATAAAATCACGGCTTTAAAACGTGTGGAAGCAGCTGCAGCAATCTTTTTCAGTACACCCGGACCTAAAATGGTTTGGCAGTTTGGTGAACTGGGATTTGATTTAAGCATCAATCGCTGTACTGATGGATCAGTAAGTAATGATTGTCGATTAGCTCAGAAGCCGCCGGTGTGGCAATATCAGGACGATGAAGATAGAGCACGTTTATTTAATGTCTTTAAGCGTATGATTGACATGAAAACCGGTGAAGAGGTTTTTAATACTAGCGATTTTACAATGGATGTTTCGGGATCAGTAAAAAAAATAGCTTTGAATCTATCAGGTTCAGATGTAAGAGTTGTTTCGAATTTTGCATTAACTGCCCAAACGACCAGTATTAACTTTAGCTCGACAGGTTGGTGGTATAATGTAATATTGGGAGATAGTATTAATGTAACAAATACAGATGTTCAACTTACATTCCAGCCTGGTGAATATGTAGTTTACAGTCAAAAGAAATTAACCGGATTTGATACAAATACATCAGTTGATGATGATGTTAATGCATCTTC contains:
- a CDS encoding alpha-amylase family glycosyl hydrolase — encoded protein: MRILSFIFFLNICIIAQSQVILQGFYWDVPVKSEVKEGIWYNHLEEKLDYLQQIGVTAIWLPPPSKGNWGIYDMGYGIYDHYDLGEYDQIGTISTRFGTRESLNKLIESAHKHGIEVYADVVLNHMYSFQNKDLEPNPIIKNYLLNRKKKNAGYPVNELRYGLDLKQNQTITIHLSNPIYPKKISGYRLKVSDDPSMNNANKKFHPILTKNTALGFWEGIVDGEEKIEFKIYQNPQMKLWLQLEVLNENMSWGDQTNGLTISSIADEHGEELNWYPFSFTGIQPASGKMKWGYADFHPSDMNDYIINYPDTGGIVANSKLFGHDFNHRSENVQDQLTTWGKWLLDEVKYDGVRLDFVNGIEPDFIRSWTNKVVNDSTFCVTEFFTYSVNQITDWNKLVNSDNNAKVKSFDFPLKKTLTEMCNDSVGKFDMNKLVKAGLISKLSTDKIITFAENHDTGKEHEKWIKKDWILAYSYILFHQPTPCLFYSHLFPTRQNDFNNKKHAVMVDGSLPEKIEQLIKVRSVLQGESFVDSTLVNENRYVVAREGIDNYRGAILILNNSVEDDVEFKMESFLKEHELLVNVLNPEMKVQVINRTFAIKHIERGASLWMPVTDYEKLFNISK
- a CDS encoding alpha-amylase family glycosyl hydrolase, whose amino-acid sequence is MNRIYFLGILIWLTQVVSAQVVTSNPAIPVESDQVIITFYADRGTAGLEGYTGDIYAHTGVITDKSTSDGDWKYVKADWGVNIADCKLTQVGSNQYTLTISPTIRQFYGVPDGEKILKMAFVFRSADSSLEGKDTGGSDIFVSVSDAELGVAIESPVDKSLVPVGDDVVVSVNSILSEQLTLFINDVEITSTAGTSISYTISGVSEEQYDIRAVATSGANSVEDNVTFYTRGTPIIEARPNGLRRGVNRIDDNSVTVLLYAPSKEYVYLMGDFNDWTPMNDYLMKKDGDYFWLTLTGLAAGEEYAYQYWMDNDLKIADPYTNKVLDPWNDGYIGSDIYPNLKAYPEGKTSGIVSVFSTSADDFQWDATGYNAPDKQSLVVYELLIRDFTAYQDIKTVTDTLSYLKRLGVNAIELMPFNEFEGNDSWGYNPSFYFATDKAYGTVNDYKTFINECHKNGIAVIMDMVLNHSFGQSPFVQMYFDGDKPTAQNPWYNVEHNMKNPDAQWGYDFNHESLETQALVDSICSFWMSEFQIDGFRFDFTKGFTNTVTPATGDNSWASNRDDSRIAILKRMSNEIWKRKSDAYVIFEHLSNNDEETILANHGIMLWGNANHDYSEATMGYDSDLSWTSYENRGWNEPQVVNYMESHDEERLMYKNLLYGASEGDYKVANKITALKRVEAAAAIFFSTPGPKMVWQFGELGFDLSINRCTDGSVSNDCRLAQKPPVWQYQDDEDRARLFNVFKRMIDMKTGEEVFNTSDFTMDVSGSVKKIALNLSGSDVRVVSNFALTAQTTSINFSSTGWWYNVILGDSINVTNTDVQLTFQPGEYVVYSQKKLTGFDTNTSVDDDVNASSKINCYPNPFNESVQIETNMTGDKLLEIYSISGTCLKKTPFQEEKIRINLSELSIGQYIIRITNGSEVIHSKVFKY